The DNA region TATGCTGGGTTGGTTTTGTTTTTAGCTCGCCAGCCACTTTTATAAATGGCACAAGCGTTAGGTGGATATTTAGCGCTCTTTTTTTACCAACTTCCACCCTTAGCGCTCTTATCGCCTCTAAAAATGGTAGTCCCTCGATATCGCCAACGGTTCCACCGATCTCAACAATGAGCACATCTTTGCCCTCACCTGCTTTTTTGATGCGATCAACGATCTCGCCAACGATGTGAGGGATCACTTGTATAGTCTTTCCAAGGTAGTCACCACGGCGCTCTTTTTCGATCACTGAGCTATAAACTCTGCCAGTAGTGAAGTTATTATCTTGACTTAGGCTCTCATCTAAAAATCTCTCGTAGTGGCCAAGGTCTAGATCAGTCTCTGCACCATCGTCTGTGACAAAGACTTCTCCGTGCTCAAGCGGGCTCATCGTACCAGGATCTACGTTGATATATGGATCAGCTTTTAAAACACTTACTTTTAGTCCGGAATTTTTTAAAAGAGTCGCTATAGACGCAGCTGCGATGCCTTTTCCAAGTGAGCTTAAAACACCACCTGTGATAAAAATGTACTTCGTCTCTTTTGCCATTAAATTTCCTTAAATTTATTTATTTTTTAATTGCGGATTATACCCCTTAAATATTTAGTAAGGCATTAATCGTATAAATTTTAAAAATTATTCTTTAAGTCTTTTTGTTATAGACTTCAAAAACTATGATAAAAAACTACTTAAACATCATTGCCTCTTTATATATAGAGGGCTTTAAAAATATGAAAATAGGCAAAAAATTATGGCTTCTCATAATAATAAAGCTTATCATCATGTTTGGAATTTTAAAAGCCTTCATCTTTAACGAGACTCTAAATACCAAATTTCAAACCGACGAAGAAAAAAGCGAATTTGTAATTCGTAATTTAATAAAGGAATAAAATGTCTGAGATGGATTTTGTTGATTGGTCTAGGGCTCAGTTTGCGCTGACTGCCATTTACCACTTTTTGTTTGTCCCGCTTACTTTGGGGCTAAGTTTTATCATCGCCATTATGGAGACGATATATGTTAAAACCGGCGATAAAGCCTGGCTTGAGATAACGAAATTTTGGCTAAAGCTCTTTGGTATAAATTTCGCTATCGGTGTGGCTACTGGCATCATTATGGAGTTTGAGTTTGGTACAAACTGGGCGAATTACAGCTGGTTTGTAGGCGATATATTTGGCGCTCCACTTGCGATTGAGGGCTTGCTCGCATTTTTTATGGAGAGTACATTTTTTGCCATTATGTTTTTTGGCTGGGATAAAGTCAGCAAGAAATTTCACCTGCTTTCAACTTGGCTTGTCGCGATTGGTTCAAATTTAAGCGCACTTTGGATCTTAATCGCAAATGGCTGGATGCAGTACCCAATAGGCATGAAATTTAACCCAGATACTGCAAGAATGGAGATGGAAAATTTCTTCGAAGTCGCGCTAAATCCTCTTGGAATTAGCAAATTTTTACACACAGTAACTAGCGGCTACACTATCTCGGCTCTTTTTGTGATAGGAATTTCTGCCTGGTTTTTGATCCAAAAACGCCACATCTTGCTAGCTAAAAAAAGTATCGTCGTTGCTAGTGCATTTGGTCTTATCACTTCGGCATTTTTGCTACTTAGCGGCGATGAGAGCGCATATCTTGCAGCTCAAAAGCAACCTATGAAGCTTGCTGCGATGGAGGGACTTTACAAGGGCGAGAAAAACGCTGGTCTAGTTGCAGCTGGCATTTTAAACCCAGCTAAAAAGCTTGGCGATGAGAGCGAGCCATTTTTATTTGAGATAAAGGTGCCTTACGCACTTGGCATCATGGCAAACAGAGAGCTTGACTCATTTACACCAGGTATAAATGACCTACTTTATGGCAATAGCGAGCACAATCTAATAAGCGTTGAAGAGAAGATGGCAAAGGGCAAAGTAGCTATCGAAGCTCTTAAAAACTACAAAGAGGCTAAAAAAGCAAATGACGAGAGCTTGATGAAAAGCTCGCTTTCAAATTTAGAGAGCAACCTAAATTTCTTAGGATATGGCTATCTTAAGGACGCAAAAGATGCTGTGCCACCAGTTGCACTTACATTTTATAGCTTCCACATCATGGTCGCTCTTGGTACATATTTCATAGCTCTTTTTGCTATTACGCTATATCTAAATCTTTCAAGAAAATATAAATTTGAAAACATAAGAGCATTTTTATGGATCTGTCTCTTTACCATACCACTTGGCTATATAGCAGCTGAAGCTGGCTGGATAGTAGCAGAGGTCGGTCGTCAGCCTTGGGTGATACAAGATCTTATGACCGTTGGCGTAGGAGCTACAAATTTATCTGACTCAAATGTCAAAATTTCATTTATATTATTTGCTGTTTTATTTACGGTCTTGCTAATTGCTGAGATCAAAATCATGCTTAAGCAAATAAAGATAGGATTTAACAACCATGCATAGTTTAAGCTTAGAAAATTTACAAATTTATTGGTGGTTTATAGTTAGCCTTCTTGGCGGACTTTTGGTATTTATGATGTTTGTTCAAGGCGGTCAAACACTCATCTTTAGCCTTGGCAAGGACGAGCTTAAAAAAGATATGCTCATAAATTCTATCGGTAGAAAATGGGAGCTTACATTTACAACGCTTGTTATGTTTGGTGGCGCGTGCTTTGCGGCGTTCCCGCTATTTTACGCTACTAGTTTTGGCGGCGCTTACTGGGTTTGGCTGGCTATTTTATTTTGCTTTATCGTCCAAGCTGTAAGCTACGAGTACCGCAAAAAGCCTGATAACTTCTTAGGCGCTAGAACTTATGAAATTTTCCTTTTTATAAATGGCTCACTTGGTGTTATCCTTATTGGCATGGCGGTTAGTACCTTTTTTAGTGGCAGTGACTTTGTACTAAATGAACACAACTTTGTCGAGTGGAAGACTCCATTTCGTGGTCTTGAAGCATTGGCAAATCCTTACTTATACTTGCTTGGCATAGCGATGTTTTTCCTATCTCGCATAGGCGGCTGCTTATATCTTATAAATAACATCGCTGATGGCGAATTTATACAAAACGCCAGAAAACAGCTACTTATCAACACCGTGCTATTCTTGCCATTTTTCTTAGGATTTCTTGCTTGGATACTTACAAAAGATGGCTTTGCATACGACGCAAATGGCGTAGTTAGCCTTATGCCTTACAAATATGCTATAAATTTGATCGAGATGCCTATCGTTGGTATATTGCTTCTTGTTGGCGTTGTTTTGGTACTTGTTGGAATTTTCCAAGGGGCATTTACAAAAAGCATACGTGGAATTTTTGCTTACGGCGTTGGCGTTACGCTAGCTGTGACTGCGCTATTTTTAATAACAGGACTAAATGGCACTGCATTTTATCCGTCATTTAGCGACCTTTCTAGCTCGCTAACTATCAAAAATGCAAGCTCAAGCCACTACACACTTGGCGTTATGGCATATGTTAGCTTGCTAGTGCCAGTAGTGCTTGCTTATATCATCGTTGTTTGGCGAGCGATAGATAGCAAGAAGATCACGCAAGATGAGATCAAAAACGATCATCACGCATACTAAGGATAAAAGATGTTAGAAGCAGGAATTTTTTTGATACTTTGGCCAGTAACATTGTTTGCTAGCTACAAATTTGTACTATTTGCTTTAAAGAAATTTGAAGCAAATAACTAAAATTTAGGGGCATTTGCTCCTAAATTCTTCTTTTTATTTTTACCCTTTAAAACAACTCTTTTATAAATTTATTTAAGCCACTTTTCATATAAGCGTTAGTTTTGTGTGAAATTTGGGTAGTAAGATATCATTAAATTTTATTAAAGGAGCGAAAATGAGCAAGAATTTCTTAAGTTCTGTTGCCCTTGCGGCTGTTTTGGTTAGTGGTCTTAGTATAGGCATCACGCCACTAGAGGCTGGAGTCCTCGCTCATCACGTAAAGGTTCAAGGCGAGCTTGGATCAGTCTTTATAAACCCCTACGACGTATCGCCTCTAACTGCTATCATCGATAGAGCTGGCAAAGACATTAAAAATATCCACGTCAAAGTAAAAGGCAAGCCAGATGGTGGTATTGATATCGACTACAACGTCTCAGAGCATGCCCTGCTAACGCATGATGGTGTGCCTATTTGGGGCCTTTACCCTGACTATCTAAACGAGGTCGTGCTTAGCTACACGTTTAACGGAGCTAAAAAGGTAGAAACATATAAAATTTACGCCCAGCCTATCGTCACATATAGCCGTGATTTTAGATTTTCTCACATGCAAAAGACTCGCGTCAAAAAGGTCGATCCTGCCTTTAAAAACAGGCTCTATCTCATAAATAACACGATCACAAGCGTCTATAAACCGCTTGACTGGAAAAACGGCGGTGCGGCTAGCTGGAATGATTTTACTGAAAACTACATAGTAGATACCAAAGGTGAGGTTAGATGGTACCTTGACTATCAGAAATTTTACGACCGCAGCGAGAGAAGAGTGATGGATGGAGGCATGATGATGGGCTTTCATCAGCTAAAAAATGGCGATATCAGCTTTGGCATGGCTCAAAGATATCTAAGATATGACCTTATGGGAAAAGAAATTTATAACCGCCCACTTCCAAGAGGCTACATCGATCTAAGCCATGAAGTTATGCCATTAAAGGACGATCACGCACTTCTTAGAGTTGGCAAATACAACTACCACCACAAAGATGGCAAAATTTCTCACACCATAAGAGATCACATCATCGAGGTCGATAGCACCGGTAAAGTGGTCGAAGAGTGGGATCTAAATGAAATTTTTGGCAACAACGTCTACCGCAGCAACCTCATAAAAGCGCTTGACGCAAGAGCTGTTTGCCTAAACATCGACATGGACGCAAAGGAGATAAAGATAAGTAATGATCTACCATTTGGCGACATCACCTCTACTGGCACAGGTAGAAACTGGGCTCACGTAAACTCTATCTCATACGATGAGAGCGACGATAGCATCATCCTCTCACTTCGCCACCAAGGTATCGTTAAAATCGGACGCGATAAAAAAGTAAAATGGATATTAGCTTCGCCTGAGGGCTGGAGTGAAGAATTTAAAGCCAAAGTGCTAACTCCAGTCGATAGTAAAGGCAATAAGATAAAATGCGAAAACTCAAAATGCGAGGGCGAATTTGACTGGTCATGGACTCAGCACACTGCATGGCTAACGCCAAGATACGACAACAAAGGCAGCATAAAACACCTAAGCGTATTTGACAATGGCGATGCAAGAGGCATGGAGCAGCCAGCCTTTAAAGAGGATAAATACTCTCGTGCGGTCGAGTATAAGATAGATGAGAAAAAGGGCACGGTTGAACAAACTTGGCAGTTTGGCAAAGAGCGTGGCTTTGACTTTTATAGCGCAGTTACTAGCAACGTCGAGTGGCAAAAAGATAAAAATACCTACTTCATCTCAAGCTCAAATGTAAATTTGCTCCGTCCTGACAAGACTATCAAAATGGTCTTAGTTGAGATCGATCCAAAGACAAATGAGATCAAATTTGAGATGGACGTGGACTCTGCTTCAAGAGATGATGTCGCTTATAGGGCGATGGTTATTGATCCGGAGGTATTTAGTTATTAGCAGTATCTGGTGTGAGATTTTTCTCGCACCAGCTTTTAGTTGTTGTTTTGAAATTTATAGATTGCTTCTTTGATTCTAGTAAGGTTAAAATTTATTGCTCGCTCTAGCTCTGGCAAGTCTATATCTTTATCCGCTTCGAATGCTTTTACCATATCGCTTAGCTCTTTTGTCTCATCACTTGCAAGAACTATGCTTTTAAAATTATCATCGTCTATCTGGTCAAATTTTAAAAAGATCGATGCAAATTTATCTTTTAAAATTTCTTTATTTAGCTTTCTATTTTCCAAAGCTTTCTTTGTTCCGCCATTTTTATTACAGGTTCTAAATATCGAATCTATTGTTTCATTCACTTCATCAAGTAAAATTTCTATTTTTTCACTTTGCATATAAAACTCTCTTAACTATAAATTAAATTTAAAATAAAAGCTAAATCGCTCTTGTTTTGGAGATTAGAAGTTGTTTTACTTCTTCGCGTAAAAAGGAAAAATTAAAGTTGTATTTGTGAAGTTATTTTCATAAAAGTTTGTGCCAGAATTTAAAATTTTAGTTTGCATTGGCATCACTTTTATGCCCTCTGTTTTTGCGATCATTTTCTCATCCTTGTTAAAAAATTTTATCGCATTGTATAAATTTTCATAAGTCTTGTAAATTGTACCAAGGTACAATAAAGCCCTATAAATCAATATTTATAACACATTGATAATATTTTTACGTTATTATTTTGCATACTGCTTTGATTAAAATTACCGAAATTTCGTAGCTATTTAGCTCATCCTTTTTGGATAAATTTTAAAAATTTAATGTGTTATTTATGTAATAAAAAAATTTTTAAATTTGTAAAAATTTTTTTAAAATCTTTGATACTTTATATGTGATAAAATCCTCTCAAATTTTAAAAAAGGATCAAATTTGAGAAGCGACATAATCAAAAAAGGCTACACAAGAGCCCCACACCGCTCACTTTTACGTGCGACTGGGCTAAAAGACGATGACTTTGCTAAACCCTTTATCGGCGTTGCAAACAGCTTTATAGAGATCATTCCAGGTCACTTTTTTTTAAACAAATATGCACAAATTTTAAAAGATGAAATTCGCAAAAATGGCTGTATTCCATTTGAGTTTAACTGTATCGGCGTGGATGATGGCATCGCGATGGGGCATGGAGGCATGCTATATAGCTTGCCTAGCCGCGAGATCATCGCAAACTCGATAGAGACCGTGATGAACGCTCACGCACTTGACGCACTTGTTTGTATGCCAAACTGCGACAAGATAGTCCCTGGCATGGTTATGGGCGCTTTAAGAGTAAATGTCCCAACCGTATTTGTAAGTGGTGGCCCAATGAAAAAGGGTTACACAAAAGATGGCAAGCCAATTGATCTTGCGACTGCGTTTGAGGCAGTTGGTAAATTTGAGACCAAAGAGATAGACGAGGCCGAGCTAAAAGATATCGAGTGCAACGCATGTCCAAGTGGTGGCAGCTGTAGCGGTATGTTTACGGCAAATTCTATGAACACACTTTGTGAAGCGATGGGCATAGCACTCCCTGGCAACGGCACTATCCTAGCGCTAACCCCAGAGCGTGAAGAGCTCATCAGGCAGGCGGCTCGTAGAATTTGCCAGATCGCCCTTGATGAGAAATTTAAAATCAGAAACATACTAAATGAAAAAGCGATCCGCAACGCGCTTGTCGTTGATATGGCGATGGGCGGCAGCAGCAACACCGTTCTTCACATGCTAG from Campylobacter concisus includes:
- a CDS encoding DUF4492 domain-containing protein translates to MIKNYLNIIASLYIEGFKNMKIGKKLWLLIIIKLIIMFGILKAFIFNETLNTKFQTDEEKSEFVIRNLIKE
- a CDS encoding cytochrome ubiquinol oxidase subunit I, yielding MSEMDFVDWSRAQFALTAIYHFLFVPLTLGLSFIIAIMETIYVKTGDKAWLEITKFWLKLFGINFAIGVATGIIMEFEFGTNWANYSWFVGDIFGAPLAIEGLLAFFMESTFFAIMFFGWDKVSKKFHLLSTWLVAIGSNLSALWILIANGWMQYPIGMKFNPDTARMEMENFFEVALNPLGISKFLHTVTSGYTISALFVIGISAWFLIQKRHILLAKKSIVVASAFGLITSAFLLLSGDESAYLAAQKQPMKLAAMEGLYKGEKNAGLVAAGILNPAKKLGDESEPFLFEIKVPYALGIMANRELDSFTPGINDLLYGNSEHNLISVEEKMAKGKVAIEALKNYKEAKKANDESLMKSSLSNLESNLNFLGYGYLKDAKDAVPPVALTFYSFHIMVALGTYFIALFAITLYLNLSRKYKFENIRAFLWICLFTIPLGYIAAEAGWIVAEVGRQPWVIQDLMTVGVGATNLSDSNVKISFILFAVLFTVLLIAEIKIMLKQIKIGFNNHA
- a CDS encoding cytochrome d ubiquinol oxidase subunit II produces the protein MHSLSLENLQIYWWFIVSLLGGLLVFMMFVQGGQTLIFSLGKDELKKDMLINSIGRKWELTFTTLVMFGGACFAAFPLFYATSFGGAYWVWLAILFCFIVQAVSYEYRKKPDNFLGARTYEIFLFINGSLGVILIGMAVSTFFSGSDFVLNEHNFVEWKTPFRGLEALANPYLYLLGIAMFFLSRIGGCLYLINNIADGEFIQNARKQLLINTVLFLPFFLGFLAWILTKDGFAYDANGVVSLMPYKYAINLIEMPIVGILLLVGVVLVLVGIFQGAFTKSIRGIFAYGVGVTLAVTALFLITGLNGTAFYPSFSDLSSSLTIKNASSSHYTLGVMAYVSLLVPVVLAYIIVVWRAIDSKKITQDEIKNDHHAY
- a CDS encoding aryl-sulfate sulfotransferase — its product is MSKNFLSSVALAAVLVSGLSIGITPLEAGVLAHHVKVQGELGSVFINPYDVSPLTAIIDRAGKDIKNIHVKVKGKPDGGIDIDYNVSEHALLTHDGVPIWGLYPDYLNEVVLSYTFNGAKKVETYKIYAQPIVTYSRDFRFSHMQKTRVKKVDPAFKNRLYLINNTITSVYKPLDWKNGGAASWNDFTENYIVDTKGEVRWYLDYQKFYDRSERRVMDGGMMMGFHQLKNGDISFGMAQRYLRYDLMGKEIYNRPLPRGYIDLSHEVMPLKDDHALLRVGKYNYHHKDGKISHTIRDHIIEVDSTGKVVEEWDLNEIFGNNVYRSNLIKALDARAVCLNIDMDAKEIKISNDLPFGDITSTGTGRNWAHVNSISYDESDDSIILSLRHQGIVKIGRDKKVKWILASPEGWSEEFKAKVLTPVDSKGNKIKCENSKCEGEFDWSWTQHTAWLTPRYDNKGSIKHLSVFDNGDARGMEQPAFKEDKYSRAVEYKIDEKKGTVEQTWQFGKERGFDFYSAVTSNVEWQKDKNTYFISSSNVNLLRPDKTIKMVLVEIDPKTNEIKFEMDVDSASRDDVAYRAMVIDPEVFSY